A part of Streptantibioticus cattleyicolor NRRL 8057 = DSM 46488 genomic DNA contains:
- a CDS encoding response regulator transcription factor codes for MATPYPPPRPAGRKDRLLVVDDEPTVRELLRTALRYAGFDVDAAATGRQALDLAERCPPDLVLLDIMLPDMDGFEVIRRLRAQPRSATPGHGGGTPVLFVTARETRQDRLNGLRLGGDDYLTKPFDLEELIARINAVLRRTRGEPPARLVVGDLELLPEGHHVSRAGHTVRLSPTEFRLLHFLMANAGRTMTKHQILESVWAYDFGGDPSIVDTYISYLRRKVDTREPKLIHTVRGVGYVIRGPRP; via the coding sequence ATGGCGACACCGTATCCCCCACCCCGTCCGGCAGGCCGCAAGGACCGTCTGCTGGTCGTGGACGACGAGCCCACCGTCCGGGAGCTGCTGCGTACGGCGCTGCGCTACGCCGGCTTCGACGTCGACGCCGCGGCGACCGGCCGGCAGGCCCTCGACCTCGCCGAGCGCTGCCCGCCCGACCTCGTCCTGCTCGACATCATGCTGCCGGACATGGACGGCTTCGAGGTGATCCGCCGACTGCGCGCCCAGCCCCGGTCCGCCACACCGGGGCACGGCGGCGGCACGCCCGTGCTCTTCGTCACCGCGCGCGAGACCCGCCAGGACCGCCTCAACGGCCTACGGCTCGGCGGCGACGACTACCTCACCAAACCGTTCGACCTGGAGGAACTCATCGCGCGGATCAACGCCGTCCTGCGCCGCACCAGGGGCGAACCACCGGCCCGGCTCGTCGTCGGCGACCTCGAACTCCTCCCCGAGGGCCACCACGTCTCCCGCGCCGGACACACCGTACGGCTCTCCCCGACCGAGTTCCGGCTGCTGCACTTCCTCATGGCCAACGCGGGACGCACCATGACGAAGCATCAGATCCTGGAGAGCGTCTGGGCCTACGACTTCGGCGGCGACCCCAGCATCGTCGACACCTACATCAGCTACCTGCGGCGCAAGGTCGACACCCGGGAACCCAAACTCATCCACACCGTGCGCGGCGTCGGATACGTCATCCGCGGACCGAGGCCATGA